The DNA sequence CGCGGTTCTTCTACTGCAACCGTTGCATCATCCCATACATCAACGAAGGCATCCGTATGGTTGCCGAGGGCGTTGCGCCTGCGCTGATCGACAATGCCGCACGTCAGCTGGGGTTCCCGGTGGGGCCGTTGCAGTTGGTGGATGAGACATCGATTGATCTGGGTGCCAAGATTGCCCGCGCCACCCGCGCGGCCATGGGTGATGATTACCCTGATGGCGCGGTGGACGAGGTGATCTTCTGGATGGAGGAACAGGGCCGCCTGGGCCGTAAATCCAACGCTGGTTTCTTTGACTATGACGAAAAAGGGAAACGTCAGGGGTATTGGGAAGGCCTTGCTGCGCAATACCCACAGGCGGATGATCAGCCCGACTTGATCACTGTGCAGCATCGCCTGATGTTCGCGCAGGTGCTTGAGGCGGTGCGTGCACTGGAAGAGGGCGTGTTGGAAGATATCCGTGAAGGTGATGTTGGTGCCATTCTGGCCTGGGGCTTTGCGCCGTGGTCTGGTGGTCCGTTCTCGTGGCTTGATATCATCGGTACGCCTTACGCAGCTGAACGCTGTGACCAGTTGGCCGAGGAGTTTGGCCCACGTTTCGCTACACCAGCCCTGTTGCGGGAAATGGCGGATAAAAACCAAAGCTTCTACAAGCGGTTCGATACTGAAGCCAACGCGGCTTGAATAAAATAGTTGTGCCGCCGGAAAATTCCGGCGGCACTTTCTTTGGGGTCAACATTCCGAAGATTTCACATGGCTGCCCCATACCTGTTCTTCCCCACTCACGAAAAAAGACATGTATGTAGTTGCTGGCGATGCCCTGTGCTGGCGCTAATGAGATGCGGCCCCCAAAATGAATGGTTAGAGTACTGTCCGTTTCCGACGCATCAGGCCCAATCCAGCAACACCTGCAAACAACATCCAACCGGCGGCGGGCAGAGGGATCGTTGAAATCGGCGCAAGCTCTAGTTTGGTGAGCTGCCCTGATATGAAGTGCTGACCTACCAAATGGGTGGATGCGCCGAAATCAAGTGTGCGGGTTTGAAAGGAGAAGCGGTTAGTCTTAAAATCAGAGATATCGAGCGTGTCCGGTAGAGACGCTGTTTTGAACACATCCCCAAAGGAAGAGCTCAGGTCAATTTGAAAATAAGTCTGAACTTGTCTGCCGGATCTAGGAAAATCGTTCCCGCCGCCAAAAACCAATCCATCACGCGAGAGGCCGCCAAATGTATTGTAGACGACATAAGCGACAACGTCGTCACCTGCTTCGGTATCGAAGGTAACATCAACAGTTGGGAAGGACGCGCTGATTGAACTTGGACCACCTTCAAAACGGGCGTTCCTTGTGTTATCCGATGTTGGAATTTGGTCCAATTCGTAAGTGAATGAGCCGGTAAACACATTGTTGGTCGCAAACGTAGGTTCATGGTCCAACAGTCCTGTCGTGTCTCCTGAACTTGAGAAATAATTCGCTGTTGCCTCAAAATTGAACGTCACAGGCACCGCACTGGCGGTACTTGCCGCGAAAATAGCCAAAATGGCCAAACTCGTTTTAATCATACTAAAATCTTCCCTAAATGAACCTTGTTGCATTCTTGGCCAACATCATTTCTGTTTAGGGGGCTAAGAACAACCTAGCAAAAGTGATAGGTGGCCGTGGATAACGCATTGATCGACCTTCTGAATAAACTGGATCACAGATCCGGGGAAGGCGCGGCCTATGCGATAACCACAGATTTTTTTCAGGGCCTAGGATTTAGGTATGTAAACATCGGTCTTGCGTCGACAACTGATATTGGCGTTCTGGGCATGTATTCCAACATGAGCATGGATTGGTTGTCGCATTATGTTGATGTCGGTTACAGCGGTTGCGATGTTATGTTTGACTATGCAATGGCGTCCAGCGAACTTCGGCTATGTGATCCTAAAAGTAACCTGACATTACCGTCGAGGGACAAAGCGCGAAGTGACCGGATGCTGGTCGAAGTGCAGGATGAGGGATTGGTGTCCTCTTTGATTTTGCCACGCCATAGCGCTGTGTCGGATCACAAGATTGGTTTCAATTTGTGTGCGGATATCGAAGGTTATGAACTGGAGCGCATGACCCAAGACCAGTGCAATTCGATATTATTGGGGGCAGCGCTGACCCAAAATGCCATTATCGAGGATGTAGAAGGCGACAAATACGGCGCTCATTGGTTTCCGTTCAATACTGATCAGGTGAAATTAAGCCTGCGCGAAGCTGAGGTAATAAAGTGGTTGTCTGAAGGATTGAGAAATGATCGCATTGCAGATCGTCTTAAGATTTCCAACGCGACCGTGAATTTTCATATTACGTCTGCAAAAAAGAAGCTTGGTGCGAAAACTCGCGAACAGGCAGTGGCTATCGCCCTGATCAATAAACTTATTTGAAATGTTGGATGGCTTGCCAAGGTTGATTTTGAGTATATCAAAATTGGTAGCCAAATTGCGCGATGTCTCGTGAGCAGATCCGTGCGACGAGATCAGTATCTTCATTTGAATAATAGAAGCGGTAGTCCCGTCGCCGTTCAGATGTATTTGCCACCGGAATATCCAACTTAAACCCAAGGTGTGTCCAGACAGATGCCAGATCCTGCTCCAGATGTTCAAGTCGGACGTAGGCGTTGCAGTACTCAATCCCATCGCTTGCTGTCATGTATTGGCGATAAGGCTGAGCGCGCAGGCTGTGCCTTATTGGGGAGGCATTTAGGAATGCACTGAAATCCAGCTGCTGTGCCAATTTTACAGCCTGATGGTCAAAGGTCTGACCTTGTAGCCAATGATAATAGCTGACCAATCGATCCCAAGGGTTTCTGACCAAGGTAAAGTTATAGAGCTCTTTTAATTCATGCGCTTGCACAATTCCGTCGATATCGGAAAGTGTTGAATGTTTCCACAGTCGCCCTGTGGTCTGCAAATGTTTGAGACGGGCTTTGCGCCGCTGTGCTTTGGGCGTGTCACCGATCAAGACATCATCTTTCATCGCGCGACCTTCCAGTGCCATAGCCATTGCAGTGCCACCGGTTTTGGGAATGTGCACAAATATATAGCGCCGCCCGCGAGATATAATCATATGCAACAAGCTAGGGTGCGCGCGGCGACTACGCAAGAAATCTGAGGGTGAAAGCAAAAAAGTCAATTGTCAGACATTTAAGATTTGATTGCGAAAAGAAACTCAATATTGTCATCCAAGTCTTTGACGTTAGGGAATCAGGGGAAACCAATGGGCTGGATGAGAGACGAAACCGGGCTTGAAAAAAATGCAGCAAACTTTGTTGCGCTGACGCCGCTGTCGCATCTGCGCCGCGCCGCTCATTTGTTTCCTGACACAGAAGCGGTGATTTACCGCGGATTTCGAACCACTTATGCCCAGTATCATGAACGTTGCACACTTTTGGCTTCGGCTTTGAATGGGTTGGGCGTACAATCCGGAGATGTGGTGGCGACCCTATTGCCCAATATTCCCGCCCACGCTGAAGCGCATTTTGGCGTGCCAGCTTGTGGGGCGGTTCTAAATGCGATCAACACCCGCCTCGAACCTAATACCATTGCCTATATTCTGGAGCACGGTGAGGCCAAGGTGATACTGGTTGACACTCAATTGTTGCCCTCGGTGGTTGCGGCGTTTGAGTTGATGGAAGGCCAGCCTCCGACAGTGATCGAGGTTGCAGATCCACAGGCCGGATTCGCCGCCAGCGGGACGCATACCGAATACGAAGATTTGTTGGTGCAGGGTGATCCGGCGTTTGAATGGGTCATGCCACAGGATGAGTGGGAGAGCCTCGCGCTAAACTACACTTCGGGCACCACTGGGCGGCCCAAGGGCGTGGTGTATCATCACCGCGGCGCTTATCTGATGACTATGGGCACGGCGATCAGCTGGCCAATGCCGCGGGGTACACGGTACCTGACCATCGTACCGCTGTTTCATTGCAACAACTGGAACCACGTCTGGACCTTGCCCATGATTGGCGGCACCGCGATCTGTTGTCGCGATATCACCGCCAAAAATATCTATGACGCCATTGCTGATGAAGGAGTTTCGCACTTTGGCGCCGCACCGATCGTTTTGAACACTATTGTGAATGCCAAATCGGAAGAGCGCCGCGATTTTGATCACATCGTTCAGGTGTTCACTGCCGGTGCCCCGCCACCCGCCGCTACTCTGCGCGCGATTGAACCGATGGGTTTTCATGTCACACAGGTCTATGGCTTGACCGAGACCTACGGCCACGTGACCGAATGCCTGTGGCATGATCACTGGAATGCAGAGCCCGAGGAAGAGCGTTATGCTATCAAGGCACGTACAGGGGTGTTGATGCCGATGATGGAGGGTATCACCTCGATGGACTCCGAAAGTATGACGCAGATCCCGATGGATAGCACGGCACAGGGTGAGATCATGATCCGGGGCAATTGCGTGATGAAGGGGTATCTGAAAAATCCTGATGCGACTGCTGAATCTTTTGAAGGCGGGTACTTTCACTCCGGCGACATCGCATTACAGCACCCAGATGGTTATCTGAAGATTGCGGACCGGGCCAAGGATATCATCATTTCTGGAGGTGAGAACATCAGCTCGATTGAGATCGAAGGCGTATTGATGAAGCATCCTGATGTCTTGCTTTGCGCTGTGGTCGCCATGCCGCATGAGAAATGGGGCGAGGTGCCGTGCGCCTTTATCGAGTTGAAAGAAGGCACCAACCCAAGCGAGGCCGATGTGATCGCCTTTACCCGTGAACATCTCGCAGGGTTCAAAACACCGAAAAAAGTTGTGGTGCAGGAGCTGCCTAAAACCTCGACTGGTAAGATCCAAAAGTTCGAGTTGCGCAAATCCGTGCAGGATCTGTAACTATCGAACAGAGCCATTCATGCGGTCGGCGTGATCTGTCTGGCTGTATTTTCCCCGGATGATCTGGGTTCCTGTTGTGCCGGTGCCGTGTTAGGCTTGCCAAAATGGCAGAGCAGGCCAGCAGGACATGACCGCACTTGAAGAGTATGACCGGATCGAGGCCGCAGGCCTTTGGCGTGCGTCGCCAGACGCACAGCGCACGGATGCGATTGCCTCTATTGGTGATGCGACCCTCGTAATTACCGATCTGCGGGAGCGCCCTCTGGCGCATTGGTCATTGCCAGCGGTGCGGCGGGCCAACCCCGGTGAGCTGCCTGCGATCTATCATCCAGATGGTGACACAGGTGAAACGCTTGAGCTGGCCGAGAGCGAACATTACGTCATTGAGAAAATAGAAAAGATCAGATCTGCGATTGAACGCAAGCGTCCGCACCCTGGTCGTTTGCGTTTGCTGGTGCTGCTGGCGGTGGTCTTGTCCGTTCTTCTGGGGGCGGTGTTTTGGCTGCCTGGCGCATTGCGTCGTCATGCCGTATCGGTTTTGCCTCAGGTCAATCGTGCAGAAATTGGCGCGGCCTTGCGTGAGCGAATTCAAACTGTTTCTGGCCCCGCCTGTCAAGAAGACCGAGCCACACCGGCACTGACCCTTTTGGCGCAACGCGTTGCTTTGGAGGCGGATCATATGCCTACGCTTTTGGTGATGCGTGATGGTGTGCGCGAAACGGTTGGCCTCCCCGGAAATACCATTTTGATTGGCCGCAATCTGTTGGAAGATTATGAAGAGCCGGGCGTTGTGGCGGGATACCTGATTGCTGAACAGATTCGGGCGGATCTGAATGATCCTTTGTCCGACTTGCTCAAACATGCGGGGGTTTTGGCAAATATTCGACTGCTGACAACCGGTAGTGTGGGTGAAGATGCGCTGCAAGCTTATGCTGAGAATTTGCTGACAAAGCCTAAGGTGCCGCTTGAGGATCAAATCCTTTTGCCCGCTTTTGAAGCCCGACAGGTGGCATCCAGCCCCTATGCTTATGCGCTGGATGTCTCAGGTGAAAGCACTCTTGGCTTGATCGAGGCTGACCCTTTAACAGGTGCGCAATCCGGATCTGTTTTGAGTGACGCGGATTGGCTGAGTTTGCAGGGTATCTGCGGCAACTGAGAATTACCTGTCGCGACGGGTAATTTGATTTCGTGTCTGCTCTGAAGGGGCGGCGCGCGGAACGGTACGGCTGAGAATCCGGTTAGATTGCTCGACACCTGACAGCGTTTGATGCGCGCGTTTGGGGTTAAGTCGTTCCTCCCCCCAAACCGGTTTGTAGCCGGATGGGATAGCGGTGATCTCAGCAGCACTTTTTTGGCTTTGGTAGACGTGTTTAGGCACGACACGGGTTTGCGATGTCACCACAATCTCTGGTCCTGCGATCTGCTTTGCCTGAACGCCAGATTTTCCAGAGTGCAGGCGCAGCTCGGATGGTTCCGTTGATTGAGCGTGTGCTATAGATGTGATGGCGGTGATCACCAGCAATGCCGTCGTCAGCATTCGGAATATTATCATCTCGAAACTCATCTTGTTGTTGATACAGGTACGGCGCAGAAGGCTTGGGAAAATGCTGTCCGTTATGTAGGTAGTACCTGATTTATGCATCTGACTTTCCAGGGGGTGCAATGATGATCGGGGTTACTTGGTGCCAAACATCCGGTCGCCCGCATCCCCAAGGCCGGGCAAGATGTAACCCACATCGTTCAATCGTTCATCCAGAGAGGCCGTGATTATGGGCACGTCAGGATGTGCGTTCTTCATGGTCTCAACACCTTCCGGTGTTGCCAGAAGACATAAGAAACGAATGTTCTTTGCACCGGCCTTTTTTATCAGATCAATTGCCGCGGCGGATGAATTCCCTGTCGCCAGCATCGGGTCAACTGCAATGACGATCCTTTCTTGCAAGTGATCGGGCAGTTTCTGATAATACTGCACAGGTTTTAGTGTCGCTTCGTCGCGGTATAGTCCAATAAACCCGACCCGGGCTGAGGGGATGACGTCACGCATTCCATCCAGCATGCCGTTACCCGCGCGCAAGATAGAGACCAATGCAAGTTTACGGCCCGCAAGTGAAGGCGCTTCCATCTGTTGAAGTGGTGTTTCAATCGTTCGCGTGGTCAGGGGAAGGTCGCGGGTTGCTTCATATGTCAGAAGCTGGCTGATTTCCCGCAGAAGCTGGCAGAAGGCCGCAGTCGAGGTCGTTGTTTCGCGCATCAAGGTGAGTTTGTGTTGAATCATCGGGTGCTTAACAATGGTCAGATGATCGGTCATTTCGTTGGCTCCTGATTGCGTCCTTTCATGGGTTATTCCACGAATAGAGCTGATGAGGCAACGTGCATTGATCGCTTAGTTTTGAAAGACCTTAGATTTCACATTGCTTTGTAAATCTCAGCCTTGCACAGTATGGTAAATAAACGGTGGCGCTGAGTGGCTGAAAAAAGTAGTTTAGCGTTAAACTAATTTTGGGAGAGTGAAGTGAGCGATAATACACGAGAAAGCCTGCGTCAGGCGGCGTTGAAGTATCATGAGTTTCCTCGACCTGGTAAATTAGAAATACGCGCGACCAAGCCGCTGGCAAATGGTCGCGATCTGGCGCGAGCCTATTCACCCGGAGTGGCCGAAGCCTGTCTGGAAATCAAAGAAGACCCTTCTACCGCGAACCGATACACATCGCGCGGTAACCTTGTCGCTGTGGTTTCAAACGGCACGGCCGTCTTGGGATTGGGTAACATTGGCGCCCTGGCCTCTAAGCCGGTGATGGAGGGCAAGGCCGTTCTGTTCAAAAAATTCGCCAACATCGACTGCTTTGACATCGAAGTGGACGAACTCGATCCTGAGAAACTGGCCGATATAGTTTGTGCTTTAGGGCCGACATTTGGCGCGATCAACCTGGAGGACATCAAAGCACCAGATTGCTTTGTTGTTGAAAAACTGTGTCGCGAGCGAATGGATATCCCCGTGTTTCACGATGACCAACATGGCACGGCGATTGTTGTTGGTGCGGCTGCCACCAATGCCTTGCATGTAGCGGGCAAGAAATTTGAAGATATCAAGATTGTCTCAACCGGTGGCGGCGCAGCTGGCATTGCTTGTCTGAACTTGCTGCTGAAACTGGGAGTGAAGCGCGAGAATGTCTGGCTGTGTGATATTCAGGGATTGGTCTATGAAGGCCGGGTTGAGGATATGAATCCACACAAGGCGGCTTTTGCGCAAAAGACAGACAAACGCATCTTGGATGATGTGATCGAAGGGGCGGATATGTTCCTAGGCCTATCGGGGCCGGGTGTATTAAAGCCGGAGCTGGTCAAGCAAATGACCGACGACCCAATCATTTTTGCCTTGGCCAACCCGACGCCCGAAATCATGCCTGAGCTGGCGCGTGAGGCCGCGCCTGGGGCGATTATCGCAACTGGGCGCAGTGATTTTCCCAATCAGGTGAACAATGTCCTGTGTTTCCCTTTCATTTTCCGCGGGGCGCTGGATGTTGGCGCAACC is a window from the Roseovarius sp. EL26 genome containing:
- a CDS encoding VPLPA-CTERM sorting domain-containing protein — encoded protein: MQQGSFREDFSMIKTSLAILAIFAASTASAVPVTFNFEATANYFSSSGDTTGLLDHEPTFATNNVFTGSFTYELDQIPTSDNTRNARFEGGPSSISASFPTVDVTFDTEAGDDVVAYVVYNTFGGLSRDGLVFGGGNDFPRSGRQVQTYFQIDLSSSFGDVFKTASLPDTLDISDFKTNRFSFQTRTLDFGASTHLVGQHFISGQLTKLELAPISTIPLPAAGWMLFAGVAGLGLMRRKRTVL
- a CDS encoding LuxR family transcriptional regulator, with translation MDNALIDLLNKLDHRSGEGAAYAITTDFFQGLGFRYVNIGLASTTDIGVLGMYSNMSMDWLSHYVDVGYSGCDVMFDYAMASSELRLCDPKSNLTLPSRDKARSDRMLVEVQDEGLVSSLILPRHSAVSDHKIGFNLCADIEGYELERMTQDQCNSILLGAALTQNAIIEDVEGDKYGAHWFPFNTDQVKLSLREAEVIKWLSEGLRNDRIADRLKISNATVNFHITSAKKKLGAKTREQAVAIALINKLI
- a CDS encoding sulfotransferase family 2 domain-containing protein is translated as MIISRGRRYIFVHIPKTGGTAMAMALEGRAMKDDVLIGDTPKAQRRKARLKHLQTTGRLWKHSTLSDIDGIVQAHELKELYNFTLVRNPWDRLVSYYHWLQGQTFDHQAVKLAQQLDFSAFLNASPIRHSLRAQPYRQYMTASDGIEYCNAYVRLEHLEQDLASVWTHLGFKLDIPVANTSERRRDYRFYYSNEDTDLVARICSRDIAQFGYQF
- a CDS encoding AMP-binding protein translates to MGWMRDETGLEKNAANFVALTPLSHLRRAAHLFPDTEAVIYRGFRTTYAQYHERCTLLASALNGLGVQSGDVVATLLPNIPAHAEAHFGVPACGAVLNAINTRLEPNTIAYILEHGEAKVILVDTQLLPSVVAAFELMEGQPPTVIEVADPQAGFAASGTHTEYEDLLVQGDPAFEWVMPQDEWESLALNYTSGTTGRPKGVVYHHRGAYLMTMGTAISWPMPRGTRYLTIVPLFHCNNWNHVWTLPMIGGTAICCRDITAKNIYDAIADEGVSHFGAAPIVLNTIVNAKSEERRDFDHIVQVFTAGAPPPAATLRAIEPMGFHVTQVYGLTETYGHVTECLWHDHWNAEPEEERYAIKARTGVLMPMMEGITSMDSESMTQIPMDSTAQGEIMIRGNCVMKGYLKNPDATAESFEGGYFHSGDIALQHPDGYLKIADRAKDIIISGGENISSIEIEGVLMKHPDVLLCAVVAMPHEKWGEVPCAFIELKEGTNPSEADVIAFTREHLAGFKTPKKVVVQELPKTSTGKIQKFELRKSVQDL
- the upp gene encoding uracil phosphoribosyltransferase — protein: MTDHLTIVKHPMIQHKLTLMRETTTSTAAFCQLLREISQLLTYEATRDLPLTTRTIETPLQQMEAPSLAGRKLALVSILRAGNGMLDGMRDVIPSARVGFIGLYRDEATLKPVQYYQKLPDHLQERIVIAVDPMLATGNSSAAAIDLIKKAGAKNIRFLCLLATPEGVETMKNAHPDVPIITASLDERLNDVGYILPGLGDAGDRMFGTK